One genomic segment of Vagococcus intermedius includes these proteins:
- a CDS encoding TetR/AcrR family transcriptional regulator: MKKAELKKQRIYHATSELIDEYGGNFSLEMVAKKAEISKGGLLYYFPTKESLLAALASDIHEDFTAGVIQRAESAKVLKGRWTRALLDSLIEDMEQGMRLNVAVRANVMIDHQLIEKVRSDYSKIQNHLEHDGIDPLNGTIVRLAMQGLYHATWFDVAPLDRVDTRKVIEKLYQLIE, translated from the coding sequence ATGAAAAAAGCAGAGTTGAAAAAGCAACGTATTTATCATGCAACGAGTGAGTTGATTGATGAATATGGTGGCAATTTTTCTTTAGAAATGGTAGCTAAAAAAGCAGAAATTAGTAAAGGTGGGCTATTGTACTATTTTCCGACAAAAGAGAGTTTACTAGCTGCATTGGCAAGTGACATTCACGAAGATTTTACTGCAGGTGTTATTCAGCGTGCAGAGAGTGCTAAAGTTTTGAAAGGACGGTGGACGCGTGCTTTATTAGATTCGTTGATTGAGGATATGGAACAAGGAATGCGTTTAAATGTAGCTGTTCGAGCGAATGTGATGATTGACCATCAACTGATTGAAAAAGTTCGTTCAGATTATAGTAAAATTCAAAATCATTTGGAACATGATGGGATTGATCCTTTAAATGGGACAATTGTCAGATTAGCGATGCAAGGGTTATATCATGCTACATGGTTTGATGTAGCACCATTGGATCGGGTTGACACACGAAAAGTAATTGAAAAATTATATCAATTGATTGAATAG
- a CDS encoding DEAD/DEAH box helicase produces the protein MRKSVKSSVLEQALQRGFINKEMEGSEYAPKLVINNPKTKTFVINDILKELSGAKSFFFSIAFVTQSGLNELKTMLADLNLKGIKGRLLTSNYLAFNSPDVYKSLLEIPNLDVRLSSKPGFHAKGYLFEKDDYYSLILGSSNLTKNAVKVNYEWNILLNSLENGELIQQTINFMEAEWSESSVLTPGWIEEYRKVYQAQFSKTLKQQNLLMNPSEDSLNVCSINNIKPNKMQQVALENLNELRETGEKRGLVISATGTGKTYLSAFDVRQYQPKRMLFIVHREQILNKARQEFQKILGGNSDDFGILSGTQKETSAKYLFSTIQTISKDNYLEQFGPDYFDYILIDEVHKAGADSYQKVIDYFKPEFLLGMTATPERTDGFDIFGLFDNNIAYEIRLQEALEENMLTPFHYFGVTDYIKNGETIEETSDLQFLVADERVDFLVEKLRYYGCDGDKVKGLVFCSQKNEVKELAKKFSERGLESDYLTGDHSLETREKVVQELESGELSYVFTVDIFNEGIDIPEINQVVMLRNTQSNIIFVQQLGRGLRKHESKEFVTVIDFIGNYKNNYMIPMALTGDSSRNKNSLRRDTFEANYISGLSSVNFETIAKERIYYAIDQASLDSMAELRKAFELLKNRLGRVPYLCDFEESNMLEPLIIANKYGNYHHFLVKVKESTHQLTTDADRYLKIASREFLPGHRRHEQIVLRCLLRCGEMKLEQLMKVFETNNLLVSNKTVRSVINVLNLTFFSGSNAKTYAGAPFIKENEGTIFLTETFLNCLEDDYFKKLFLDILVTSDIKNEKYNQSLPLTLHDKYTRKEVLKLLEWEEEMVPLNIGGYTYKEGQFVIFVTLQKGSGFNGAKVAYRDELLSSSEMKLYSKTGRSLKSNEVKILLEPHDWQIHLFIQKSNDEGKDFYYMGEVLPIRESIQEVKERLEDGTIKDLVEYDVQLKQSVDNALYQYLLSGDDAKNAY, from the coding sequence ATGAGAAAGTCAGTTAAGTCAAGTGTGCTGGAACAAGCGTTACAAAGAGGTTTTATCAATAAGGAAATGGAAGGGTCTGAATATGCTCCCAAATTAGTTATTAATAATCCTAAAACAAAAACGTTTGTTATTAATGATATTTTGAAAGAGTTATCGGGAGCCAAAAGTTTTTTCTTTTCAATCGCATTTGTTACCCAAAGTGGTTTAAATGAATTAAAAACAATGTTAGCAGATTTAAATTTAAAAGGAATTAAAGGGAGACTATTAACATCTAATTATTTAGCATTTAATTCTCCTGATGTTTATAAAAGCCTTTTAGAAATTCCTAATCTTGATGTTCGATTGTCTAGTAAACCAGGATTCCATGCGAAAGGTTATTTATTTGAAAAAGACGATTATTATTCATTAATTTTAGGGAGTTCTAATTTAACGAAAAATGCAGTGAAAGTTAACTATGAGTGGAATATTTTGCTAAATTCATTAGAAAATGGCGAGTTGATACAACAGACAATTAACTTTATGGAAGCAGAATGGTCAGAGTCATCTGTATTGACGCCAGGATGGATTGAAGAGTATCGAAAAGTTTACCAAGCTCAGTTTTCAAAAACTTTAAAACAACAAAACTTACTGATGAATCCTAGTGAAGATTCTCTGAATGTTTGTTCTATTAATAATATAAAACCTAATAAGATGCAGCAAGTTGCACTTGAAAACTTAAACGAGTTACGCGAAACTGGAGAAAAAAGAGGGTTAGTTATTTCTGCTACAGGGACAGGGAAAACATATTTATCAGCCTTTGATGTTCGTCAATATCAACCAAAGCGTATGCTATTTATTGTCCATCGTGAACAGATTTTAAATAAAGCTAGACAAGAATTCCAAAAAATATTGGGTGGGAATTCAGATGATTTCGGCATCTTATCTGGGACTCAAAAAGAAACATCTGCAAAATATTTATTCTCCACAATTCAAACAATTTCCAAAGATAATTATTTAGAGCAGTTCGGACCAGATTATTTTGATTACATATTAATTGATGAAGTCCATAAAGCTGGGGCTGATTCTTATCAAAAGGTAATAGATTACTTTAAACCAGAATTTTTATTAGGAATGACGGCAACACCAGAAAGAACCGACGGGTTTGATATCTTTGGTTTATTTGATAATAATATTGCTTATGAAATACGTCTACAAGAAGCCCTGGAAGAAAATATGTTAACCCCCTTTCACTATTTTGGTGTGACGGATTATATAAAAAATGGTGAGACTATTGAAGAAACCTCAGATTTGCAATTTTTAGTAGCAGATGAACGGGTTGATTTTTTAGTTGAAAAGCTCAGGTATTATGGATGTGATGGTGATAAAGTAAAGGGATTAGTTTTTTGTAGTCAGAAAAATGAAGTAAAGGAACTCGCAAAAAAATTTAGTGAGAGAGGGTTAGAAAGTGACTATTTAACTGGGGATCATTCTTTAGAGACAAGAGAAAAGGTTGTCCAAGAATTAGAAAGTGGCGAGCTATCTTATGTTTTTACAGTGGATATTTTTAACGAAGGAATCGATATCCCAGAGATCAATCAAGTAGTGATGTTACGTAATACCCAATCGAATATCATTTTTGTACAACAACTGGGGCGCGGGCTACGTAAACATGAATCTAAAGAATTTGTGACAGTGATTGATTTTATTGGAAATTATAAAAATAATTACATGATTCCAATGGCATTGACTGGAGACAGTTCACGTAATAAAAACAGTTTACGTCGTGATACTTTTGAAGCCAACTATATTTCAGGATTATCATCGGTTAACTTTGAAACAATTGCTAAAGAACGAATTTATTATGCAATTGACCAAGCCTCACTTGATTCAATGGCCGAATTGCGAAAAGCTTTTGAGTTGTTAAAAAACCGTTTAGGACGTGTTCCTTATTTATGTGATTTTGAAGAAAGTAATATGCTAGAGCCTTTAATTATTGCGAATAAATATGGGAATTATCATCATTTTCTAGTAAAAGTAAAAGAGAGTACCCACCAGCTGACAACTGATGCTGATCGTTATTTGAAAATTGCTTCAAGAGAATTTTTACCAGGCCATCGTCGACATGAACAGATTGTTTTACGATGTTTACTTAGGTGTGGCGAGATGAAATTAGAGCAACTAATGAAAGTATTTGAAACGAATAATTTATTGGTAAGTAATAAGACTGTTCGTTCGGTTATAAATGTTTTAAATTTAACATTCTTTTCTGGAAGTAATGCAAAAACTTATGCTGGGGCACCTTTTATAAAAGAAAATGAAGGCACTATTTTTTTAACAGAAACTTTTTTGAATTGCTTGGAAGACGATTACTTTAAAAAATTATTTTTAGATATTTTAGTAACATCAGACATCAAAAATGAAAAATATAATCAGTCTCTACCGTTAACGTTACATGATAAATACACACGTAAAGAAGTTTTAAAATTACTTGAATGGGAAGAAGAAATGGTCCCGCTTAATATAGGAGGTTATACCTATAAAGAGGGCCAATTTGTTATTTTTGTTACTCTTCAAAAAGGTAGTGGTTTTAATGGAGCTAAAGTGGCTTATAGAGATGAACTACTTAGTTCTAGTGAAATGAAATTATATTCTAAAACTGGTCGTAGCTTAAAATCCAATGAAGTCAAAATTTTATTAGAGCCTCATGATTGGCAGATTCATTTATTCATCCAAAAATCAAATGATGAAGGTAAAGACTTTTATTATATGGGGGAAGTCCTACCTATTCGTGAGTCAATCCAGGAAGTTAAAGAAAGGTTAGAAGATGGAACAATTAAGGATTTAGTAGAATATGATGTTCAGTTAAAACAATCAGTAGATAATGCTTTATATCAATATTTATTATCAGGAGATGATGCAAAAAACGCCTACTAA
- a CDS encoding (deoxy)nucleoside triphosphate pyrophosphohydrolase: MTSQINVVGAIIIKDNKILCAQRGLERDLAYLWEFPGGKVEQNESPREALERELVEELELKIIVSQNEFETTSYLYPFGCVHLTTYLCYLESDLEPVLKEHIAVRWLEADELLSLRWAPADVPSVKKIISQDSLEH; this comes from the coding sequence ATGACAAGTCAAATTAATGTTGTTGGCGCTATCATAATTAAAGATAACAAGATATTGTGTGCACAGAGAGGTCTAGAGCGTGATTTAGCATATTTATGGGAGTTTCCTGGTGGGAAAGTTGAGCAAAATGAATCTCCCCGAGAAGCCTTAGAAAGGGAATTGGTCGAAGAATTAGAACTTAAGATAATCGTATCTCAAAATGAGTTTGAAACGACTAGTTATTTATATCCCTTTGGTTGTGTCCATTTAACAACTTATTTATGTTATTTAGAAAGTGATTTAGAACCTGTTTTAAAAGAACATATTGCGGTTCGTTGGTTAGAAGCTGATGAGTTACTAAGTTTAAGATGGGCCCCAGCTGATGTGCCATCCGTAAAAAAAATAATATCGCAAGATAGTTTGGAGCATTAG
- a CDS encoding DUF3784 domain-containing protein, translating into MIFNVIIFFLMMLLSVLCFVCSDKFSKGQWLHLIAGYNHLSPKQKDNVNTKKIFQNASKVSLVAGVYIFYLSIVLQFILQDLFAPFFDLLLIGIPTITFFFYVILKVKDSKKNG; encoded by the coding sequence ATGATTTTTAATGTCATTATTTTTTTTCTTATGATGTTATTAAGTGTCTTATGTTTTGTTTGTAGTGATAAATTTAGCAAAGGTCAATGGTTACATCTAATCGCAGGTTACAATCATCTATCTCCTAAACAAAAAGATAACGTTAACACTAAAAAAATCTTTCAAAACGCTAGTAAAGTCTCTTTAGTAGCTGGCGTCTACATCTTCTACCTATCAATCGTGCTACAATTTATTTTACAAGATCTCTTTGCACCTTTTTTCGATTTACTTTTAATTGGCATTCCTACCATTACTTTCTTTTTTTATGTCATTCTAAAAGTAAAAGATAGTAAAAAAAATGGCTAA
- the yeiL gene encoding transcriptional regulator YeiL gives MKKIRLKETSDYNHFWQPMKKMMSLPLEELAHLRIFTKGERIIRYNSGTDMLYILLEGKAKIYVLHEDGKQSIVHFVQNGELIGELSLLEVEERTKDVIAQTECVCLAIPLQDNREKLLNDVVFLQQLSYYLAEKVLNRTERFSEGLNYPLMNRLAAFILYTENDGFYHEKHTEVADYLGVSYRHLLYTFEQLRDNQVLKKDKPGYWIQNRAKLEALAKDS, from the coding sequence ATGAAAAAAATACGATTAAAAGAAACAAGTGATTATAATCATTTCTGGCAACCTATGAAAAAAATGATGAGTTTACCACTTGAAGAGTTGGCTCATCTTAGAATTTTTACTAAAGGCGAACGGATTATACGTTACAATAGTGGGACGGATATGTTATATATTTTATTAGAAGGAAAAGCTAAGATTTATGTATTACATGAAGATGGCAAACAGTCAATTGTTCATTTTGTACAGAATGGTGAATTGATTGGAGAATTAAGTTTGTTGGAAGTGGAAGAACGTACGAAAGATGTTATTGCTCAAACTGAGTGTGTCTGTTTGGCAATCCCTTTACAAGATAATAGGGAAAAACTGCTCAATGATGTCGTCTTTTTACAGCAACTCAGCTATTATTTGGCAGAAAAAGTATTAAATCGAACAGAACGGTTTAGTGAAGGGCTAAATTATCCGTTGATGAATCGTTTGGCAGCCTTTATTTTATATACTGAAAATGATGGGTTTTATCATGAAAAACATACAGAGGTAGCGGATTATTTAGGTGTTAGTTATCGTCATCTACTGTACACATTTGAACAATTGAGAGATAATCAGGTGTTGAAAAAGGATAAACCAGGCTACTGGATTCAAAATAGGGCAAAACTTGAGGCGCTTGCCAAAGATAGTTAA